One Azospirillum sp. TSA2s genomic region harbors:
- a CDS encoding aldose 1-epimerase, with protein sequence MIRTGTIIALRHGPMTLTAAPQCGGSLASWSLSTADGPVELFRRASDHALAGNFAPDMACFPLVPFSNRIGGGRFVFQGREVVLATDPGSPHRIHGHGWSSPWSVEAVTDDALRMAFAHRADDWPWSYRAAQTVSLDGEGLTVTLDLINDSDSDMPAGLGLHPYLVRSPGSRVTAGVQSVWENDDTILPCRNRPVPAAWDFSQGVTMDNVELDNCFTGWNGSATLDRPRERLRLTMLADGPVGHLIVYAPPGEPYLCLEPVTHMTDALNRPQEPGAGVIALPPGEQLSMTVRFLVSRS encoded by the coding sequence ATGATCCGGACGGGCACCATCATCGCGTTGCGGCACGGACCGATGACGCTCACCGCGGCCCCCCAATGCGGCGGTTCGCTGGCGAGCTGGAGCCTGTCCACCGCCGATGGCCCGGTCGAGCTGTTCCGGCGGGCGTCCGACCACGCGCTGGCCGGGAATTTCGCCCCGGACATGGCCTGTTTCCCGCTGGTCCCCTTTTCCAACCGCATCGGCGGCGGCCGGTTCGTCTTCCAGGGCCGGGAGGTCGTGCTCGCCACCGATCCCGGATCACCCCACAGGATCCACGGCCATGGCTGGTCATCCCCCTGGAGCGTGGAGGCCGTCACCGACGACGCCCTGCGCATGGCATTCGCCCACCGGGCCGACGACTGGCCCTGGAGCTATCGCGCGGCACAGACGGTGTCGCTGGACGGCGAAGGGCTGACCGTCACGCTCGACCTCATCAACGACTCGGACAGCGACATGCCGGCCGGACTGGGGCTGCATCCCTATCTGGTCAGGTCGCCGGGCAGCCGCGTGACCGCCGGCGTCCAATCCGTCTGGGAAAATGACGACACCATCCTGCCCTGCCGGAATCGTCCGGTGCCTGCCGCCTGGGACTTCAGCCAAGGCGTGACGATGGACAATGTGGAGCTGGACAACTGCTTTACCGGCTGGAACGGCTCCGCGACGCTGGACCGCCCGCGCGAACGGCTGCGCCTGACCATGCTGGCCGACGGGCCGGTCGGACACCTGATCGTCTATGCCCCGCCCGGCGAACCCTATCTGTGCCTGGAGCCGGTCACCCACATGACCGATGCGCTGAACCGTCCGCAGGAACCCGGTGCCGGGGTGATCGCGCTGCCGCCGGGTGAACAGCTGTCGATGACCGTCCGATTCCTCGTGTCACGATCCTAG
- a CDS encoding YnbE family lipoprotein, which translates to MLTRFPSTGLAAALLISAAAAACAPTVKIEAPDKPIEINLNVRIEQEVRVKLERDVDDAIRNDPALFGLPTDSTTSSTKGKK; encoded by the coding sequence ATGCTTACCAGATTCCCATCTACCGGCCTTGCGGCTGCTCTGCTGATTTCGGCCGCCGCTGCCGCCTGCGCCCCGACGGTGAAGATCGAAGCGCCCGACAAGCCCATCGAGATCAACCTGAACGTCCGGATCGAGCAGGAGGTGCGGGTCAAGCTGGAGCGCGACGTCGACGACGCCATCCGCAACGATCCCGCCCTGTTCGGCCTGCCAACCGACTCCACGACCTCTTCCACGAAGGGGAAGAAGTGA
- a CDS encoding serine/threonine-protein kinase, protein MSTPQLSRAMPTPSSAMATLDEVEPCDSLPDYHALPARLLIGTVLRSYLDPLFLTPTELIHLPKPLKACLEQGTLIEAALSKVAAAQARAPGQEQQTRKRAIRAALDESWAKARAAQAAFAAMPRGRKPVDWLLSQGAKTPTGDAEYDLRVAIALELVEIKSWNGKLDRLLELHQWDRDERLAAAVDGVIGDVLASSAAGAELFGTNLLPGTLLSSLCDMLFGRIGMEAIGPNRVGVLNALFRQGKLPHAKAAVLDRIRRQLKAPQPLGRGAFDQEAEMLKTLVGHLLTRDGLVGGAAMADALTVRYSRRLEQGGASAYRRSIIGMGEGQSDLICRIHYLTRVAAAPAAERHADEILASLDAAVCNELLIENMLVQTPDTALLERDFARALAAIRAAPLPADACERIAGRAERAVDDFVKTGQLAVRLKQVEPVLRRRTVRLAEVACSGLIREDGALPLMRQHILEIVRQPQFQAELAQPESEVAQAEVRRLLELLDRLRQMATAPAPPPVLPPAPPATVEVAPPPSRAARSADTVLHPASQQRGAAGTIPAVADDTAGLCPSCYSAKGRSETCGACGFPAKSDNRPGVHLVPGTLLHGRYRAGRVLGQGGFGATYLGWDDRLQVKVAIKEYYPSNLISRVPNAAAVSPFSDEHAETFAAGLAKFLEEARTLARLREVREIVGIQDFFEENATAYLVMELLEGRTMKKYLADCGGRIDVKRTLSVVMPIAKALQAIHEQGLIHRDISPDNIFLTNGGDRKLLDFGAARQTARPGAGLTVILKPGYAPPEQYSNEGRQGPWSDVYALCATIYLALTGRTPPDATARFMNDKVPKPSELGVALAPGFEKVLLSGLAMRWQDRPQSMKDLLRAMTNSLAGG, encoded by the coding sequence GTGTCCACTCCCCAACTCAGCCGCGCGATGCCGACTCCGTCGTCGGCCATGGCCACGCTCGACGAGGTGGAGCCATGCGACTCGCTGCCGGACTACCACGCGCTGCCGGCGCGGCTGCTGATCGGCACGGTGCTGCGGTCTTACCTGGACCCGCTGTTCCTGACCCCGACGGAGTTGATCCATCTGCCCAAGCCGCTGAAAGCCTGCCTGGAACAGGGGACGCTGATCGAGGCGGCCCTGAGCAAGGTCGCGGCGGCCCAGGCGCGTGCGCCGGGACAGGAGCAGCAGACGCGCAAACGCGCCATCCGCGCCGCGTTGGACGAAAGCTGGGCCAAGGCGCGCGCCGCCCAGGCCGCATTCGCCGCCATGCCGCGCGGCCGCAAGCCGGTGGACTGGCTGCTCTCCCAGGGGGCCAAGACCCCCACCGGCGATGCGGAGTACGACCTGCGTGTCGCCATCGCCCTGGAACTGGTGGAGATCAAGAGCTGGAATGGCAAGCTGGACCGCCTGCTTGAACTGCACCAGTGGGACCGGGACGAGCGGCTGGCCGCGGCGGTCGATGGGGTGATCGGCGATGTCCTGGCCTCCTCCGCCGCCGGTGCGGAGCTGTTCGGAACCAATCTGCTGCCGGGAACATTGCTGTCCAGCCTCTGCGACATGCTGTTCGGCCGTATCGGCATGGAGGCCATCGGGCCGAACCGCGTCGGCGTGCTGAACGCCCTGTTCCGCCAGGGCAAGCTGCCCCATGCGAAGGCCGCCGTCCTCGACCGCATCCGCCGCCAGTTGAAGGCACCCCAGCCGCTGGGCCGCGGCGCCTTCGACCAGGAGGCGGAGATGCTGAAGACGCTGGTCGGGCATCTGCTGACCCGCGACGGGCTGGTCGGCGGTGCGGCCATGGCCGACGCGCTGACCGTCCGCTATTCGCGCCGGCTGGAGCAGGGTGGGGCCAGCGCCTATCGCCGCTCCATCATCGGGATGGGCGAAGGGCAATCGGACCTGATCTGCCGCATCCATTACCTGACCCGTGTCGCTGCCGCCCCGGCCGCCGAACGGCATGCCGACGAGATCCTCGCGTCGCTCGACGCGGCGGTCTGCAACGAGTTGCTGATCGAGAACATGCTGGTGCAGACGCCGGACACCGCCTTGCTGGAGCGCGATTTCGCCCGCGCACTGGCGGCCATCCGCGCCGCACCGCTGCCGGCGGACGCCTGCGAGCGGATCGCCGGACGGGCAGAGCGCGCGGTCGACGATTTCGTGAAGACCGGGCAGCTCGCGGTTCGTCTGAAGCAGGTGGAACCGGTCCTGCGCCGCCGCACCGTCCGGCTGGCGGAGGTCGCCTGTTCGGGCCTGATCCGCGAGGACGGCGCCCTGCCGCTGATGCGCCAGCACATCCTGGAAATCGTCCGCCAGCCGCAATTCCAGGCCGAACTCGCCCAGCCCGAAAGCGAGGTCGCCCAGGCGGAGGTGAGAAGGCTGCTGGAACTGCTGGATCGGCTGCGCCAGATGGCGACCGCACCCGCACCCCCGCCCGTTCTGCCGCCCGCTCCGCCGGCCACCGTGGAAGTCGCGCCTCCGCCGTCCCGGGCCGCTCGCAGCGCCGACACGGTTCTTCATCCGGCCAGCCAGCAACGGGGTGCGGCCGGCACCATCCCCGCGGTCGCCGACGATACGGCGGGGCTGTGCCCAAGCTGCTATTCCGCGAAAGGACGGTCGGAGACCTGCGGCGCCTGCGGCTTCCCGGCCAAATCGGACAACCGGCCGGGCGTGCATCTGGTGCCGGGGACGCTGCTGCATGGCCGCTACCGTGCCGGGCGCGTGCTGGGGCAGGGCGGGTTCGGCGCCACCTACCTGGGATGGGATGATCGGCTGCAGGTGAAGGTGGCGATCAAGGAATATTATCCATCCAACCTGATCTCCCGCGTTCCCAACGCCGCCGCCGTCTCCCCCTTCTCCGACGAGCATGCGGAGACCTTCGCCGCCGGCCTCGCCAAGTTCCTGGAGGAGGCGCGGACGCTCGCCCGCCTGCGCGAGGTGCGCGAGATCGTCGGCATCCAGGATTTCTTCGAAGAGAACGCCACCGCCTATCTGGTCATGGAGCTGCTGGAAGGCCGCACGATGAAGAAATATCTGGCCGATTGCGGCGGCCGGATCGACGTGAAGCGGACGCTGTCGGTGGTGATGCCGATCGCCAAGGCGTTGCAGGCCATCCACGAGCAGGGACTGATCCACCGCGACATCAGTCCGGACAACATCTTCCTGACCAACGGCGGCGACCGCAAGCTGCTGGACTTCGGCGCTGCAAGGCAGACCGCCCGTCCGGGCGCCGGACTGACGGTGATCCTCAAGCCCGGCTACGCCCCGCCGGAGCAATATTCCAACGAAGGGCGGCAGGGGCCCTGGTCCGACGTCTATGCGCTCTGCGCCACGATCTATCTGGCACTGACCGGCCGCACCCCACCCGATGCGACCGCACGCTTCATGAACGACAAGGTGCCGAAGCCGTCCGAACTGGGCGTGGCGCTGGCCCCCGGGTTCGAGAAGGTGCTGCTGTCCGGGCTGGCCATGCGCTGGCAGGACCGGCCGCAATCGATGAAGGACCTGCTGCGCGCCATGACCAATTCGCTGGCCGGCGGTTGA
- a CDS encoding YdbL family protein: protein MKTASISRRRFNRLALSALAAGLLVSAMPQLALAQDALAAAKAAGQLGERPDGMVGVVPGAPASAQALAQQVNAQRLARYQEIAKGNGTALDKVQAVAGQQLIERTPAGQFVMTAAGQWQRK from the coding sequence ATGAAGACCGCTTCCATCAGCCGCCGCCGTTTCAACCGGCTCGCCCTGTCCGCGCTGGCCGCCGGACTGCTGGTGTCCGCCATGCCGCAGCTGGCCTTGGCGCAGGATGCGCTGGCCGCCGCAAAGGCTGCCGGCCAGTTGGGCGAGCGTCCCGACGGTATGGTCGGCGTCGTCCCCGGCGCGCCGGCCTCGGCCCAGGCGCTGGCGCAGCAGGTGAACGCCCAGCGTCTCGCCCGCTATCAGGAGATCGCCAAGGGCAACGGCACGGCGCTGGACAAGGTCCAGGCGGTGGCCGGCCAGCAGTTGATCGAGCGTACCCCGGCCGGCCAGTTCGTGATGACCGCCGCGGGCCAGTGGCAGCGCAAGTGA
- a CDS encoding LPS-assembly protein LptD: MPKHVSRRARAKAPTAATLVMRSGIVGLMVTCGIAVVDLAIPDPANAQSPATQAPGTKPDAAAVQGNAAQGNATASKQEPVLLTADQVTFDEVNSVVTASGNVELAQGKRSVRADKITYNQKTKVVTATGKIRLVEPSGDIIFADYAELTDNLKDVFIENIRVLMTDNGRMAGNEGERREGRLTRVNRGVYSPCDLCKEDPTRPPLWQIRAVRIVHDNEEHEVRYKDATMEIFGIPVAYTPYLSHPDPSVDRKSGFLTPSFGNNSNLGAILKTHYYWDIAPDQDATFDLHYYSQQGPLLGGQYRKRFESGRLELEGAITRGDVANTTIVPKETRTRGYVAARGLFDIDETWRAGFDVKRASDPTFLRRYYDFREDYLTSKAYVEGFRGRNYAAITGYSFQDMRYGNTVPEPVALPYAQYNALGEPGSLLGGRWSFDTSLLAVSRFKNAGPDTQRFMAQPGWERNIVSNAGFVTTLSGSVLVAGYTAQQFNTADPTTRGNDNISRFRFFPQGQATVRYPFVRYGESSSQLVEPIGQLTFAPKLPNGRVFPNEDSLDVEFDDVNLLQPNRFTGIDRLDDGMRFTYGLRTAIYGNSQGSASLFLGQSIRLTDSNVGFTGDSGLEERVSDYVGRLDLQPADWLDVNYGFRIDHETFRPRRHSLNATAGVPLLRLSTSYTYVDQTTARNAVTRNRVEQASFGVSSQFTDYWSLGVSHTQAMEPQPGPRSSLAVLSYSDECLVFQTIARRDYTVSTTGEKDGNTIFFRLVFKNVGEFKSPGINASFLGGGSANQ, translated from the coding sequence ATGCCCAAGCACGTCTCCCGGCGCGCCCGCGCCAAAGCTCCGACCGCCGCCACCCTCGTCATGCGCTCCGGCATCGTCGGGCTCATGGTTACTTGCGGGATTGCCGTCGTGGATCTGGCCATTCCGGATCCGGCGAACGCCCAATCGCCCGCGACCCAGGCTCCGGGAACGAAGCCGGATGCCGCGGCCGTGCAGGGAAACGCCGCCCAGGGAAACGCCACCGCGTCCAAGCAGGAACCGGTCCTGCTGACCGCCGATCAGGTCACCTTCGACGAGGTGAACAGCGTCGTCACCGCCAGCGGCAATGTGGAGCTTGCGCAGGGCAAGCGCAGCGTCCGCGCCGACAAGATCACCTACAACCAGAAGACCAAGGTCGTCACCGCCACTGGCAAGATCCGGCTGGTGGAGCCGTCGGGCGACATCATCTTCGCCGATTATGCCGAACTGACCGACAATCTGAAGGACGTGTTCATCGAGAACATCCGCGTCCTGATGACAGACAACGGCCGCATGGCCGGCAATGAGGGCGAGCGGCGCGAGGGCCGCCTGACGCGCGTCAACCGCGGCGTCTACAGCCCATGCGACCTGTGCAAGGAAGACCCGACCCGTCCGCCGCTGTGGCAGATCCGCGCCGTGCGCATCGTTCACGACAACGAGGAGCACGAGGTCCGCTACAAGGACGCCACGATGGAGATCTTCGGGATCCCCGTCGCCTACACGCCCTATCTGTCGCATCCCGATCCGTCGGTGGACCGCAAGAGCGGCTTCCTGACGCCGTCCTTCGGCAACAACTCCAATCTCGGCGCGATCCTCAAGACCCATTACTACTGGGACATCGCGCCGGACCAGGACGCCACCTTCGACCTGCATTACTATTCGCAGCAGGGGCCGCTGCTCGGCGGCCAGTACCGCAAGCGGTTCGAGAGCGGGCGGCTGGAACTGGAAGGCGCGATCACCCGCGGCGACGTGGCCAACACCACCATCGTGCCGAAGGAAACGCGCACCCGCGGCTATGTCGCGGCGCGCGGCCTGTTCGACATCGACGAGACCTGGCGCGCGGGCTTTGATGTGAAGCGGGCCAGCGACCCGACCTTCCTGCGCCGCTATTACGATTTCCGCGAAGATTACCTGACCAGCAAGGCCTACGTGGAGGGCTTCCGCGGGCGGAACTATGCGGCGATCACCGGCTACAGCTTCCAGGACATGCGGTACGGGAACACCGTTCCCGAGCCGGTCGCCCTGCCCTATGCGCAGTACAACGCGCTGGGCGAGCCGGGCAGCCTGCTCGGCGGCCGGTGGTCGTTCGATACCAGCCTGCTGGCGGTGTCCCGCTTCAAGAATGCCGGCCCGGACACTCAGCGCTTCATGGCGCAGCCGGGGTGGGAGCGCAACATCGTCTCCAACGCCGGCTTCGTCACCACCCTGTCGGGCAGCGTGCTGGTCGCCGGCTATACCGCGCAGCAGTTCAACACGGCCGACCCCACCACCCGCGGGAACGACAACATCAGCCGCTTCCGCTTCTTCCCGCAGGGGCAGGCCACCGTCCGCTATCCGTTCGTCCGCTACGGCGAAAGCTCGTCCCAACTGGTGGAGCCGATCGGCCAGCTGACCTTCGCGCCGAAGCTGCCGAACGGCCGCGTCTTCCCGAACGAAGACAGCCTGGACGTCGAGTTCGACGACGTGAACCTGCTGCAGCCCAACCGCTTCACCGGCATCGACCGGCTGGACGACGGCATGCGCTTCACCTACGGCCTGCGCACGGCGATCTACGGCAATAGCCAGGGGTCGGCCAGCCTGTTCCTGGGCCAGAGCATCCGCCTGACCGACAGCAATGTCGGCTTCACCGGCGATTCCGGCCTGGAAGAGCGGGTGTCCGACTATGTCGGCCGCCTGGACCTGCAGCCGGCCGACTGGCTGGACGTCAATTACGGCTTCCGCATCGACCACGAGACCTTCCGTCCGCGCCGCCACTCGCTGAACGCGACGGCCGGCGTGCCGCTGCTGCGCCTGTCGACCTCCTACACCTATGTCGACCAGACGACCGCGCGCAACGCGGTCACCCGCAACCGGGTGGAGCAGGCAAGCTTCGGGGTGTCGTCGCAGTTCACCGATTACTGGAGCCTGGGCGTCAGCCACACCCAGGCGATGGAGCCGCAGCCGGGTCCGCGCTCCAGCCTTGCCGTGCTGTCCTATTCCGACGAATGCCTGGTCTTCCAGACCATCGCGCGCCGCGATTACACCGTCAGCACGACCGGCGAGAAGGATGGCAACACCATCTTCTTCCGTCTGGTCTTCAAGAATGTCGGCGAGTTCAAGAGCCCCGGCATCAACGCCAGCTTCCTGGGCGGCGGTTCGGCCAACCAGTAA
- a CDS encoding peptidylprolyl isomerase yields the protein MKRWTRALLAALFATIFTVSFFTVSQGEAKALDPENTIYLDLKDGRVVIELRPDLAPNHVARIKELTRQGFYDGVVFHRVIDGFMAQTGDPTGTGMGGSGKKLKAEFSSAPHIRGTLSMARAQDPDSADSQFFICFAPSQFLDRQYTVWGRVVEGMEFVDMIKKGSQSRNGQVTDPDKIIKMQVAADVK from the coding sequence ATGAAGCGGTGGACCCGCGCGTTGCTGGCGGCCCTGTTCGCCACAATCTTCACTGTCTCGTTCTTTACAGTTTCTCAAGGGGAGGCGAAGGCCTTGGATCCGGAAAACACCATTTACCTCGACCTGAAGGACGGTCGCGTGGTGATCGAACTGCGGCCCGACCTGGCGCCGAACCACGTCGCCCGCATCAAGGAACTGACCCGCCAGGGCTTCTATGACGGCGTCGTCTTCCACCGCGTCATCGACGGCTTCATGGCCCAGACCGGCGACCCGACCGGCACCGGCATGGGCGGCTCCGGCAAGAAGCTGAAGGCCGAGTTCTCCAGCGCTCCGCACATCCGCGGCACCCTGTCGATGGCCCGCGCCCAGGATCCGGACAGCGCCGACAGCCAGTTCTTCATCTGCTTCGCCCCGTCCCAGTTCCTGGACCGCCAGTACACCGTCTGGGGCCGCGTGGTCGAGGGCATGGAATTCGTCGACATGATCAAGAAGGGCAGCCAGTCCCGCAACGGACAGGTCACCGACCCGGACAAGATCATCAAGATGCAGGTCGCGGCCGACGTAAAGTAA
- a CDS encoding glycosyltransferase family 41 protein: MTSSVSVSGQRAVADLRRRLAAKPGDGALLSALFSALDTLGQAGTPDEAVARSNLGEALRRQGRLAEAELHHRKALAWLPDFGGNHYNWGVTMQALGRPVEASAAYGEAARLMPQFAPAHCNQGVLLRELGRLDEAEPALHRALALDPTLVPARLALAALHRDRGDLDSAVAGFRACLTLRPDLAEGQANLALTLKERGQRGGPAEDGAASIVGFERAMRIGLPDAGGVLAQLVQQCRHLCRWDGLTALSGRLVELVREGRTQQAHPWIFLGEGAGPALERACAERYAAWKTRGIRPAFPTRSIRGSKLRIGYLSADFHEHATAVLIAELIEWHDRDRFEIVGCSYGPDDDGPLRRRLVAGFDRFIDLSALTDEQAAGLIHEAGIDILVDLKGHTQNARPGIAAHRPAPLQAQWLGYPGTLGSPAIDYVIADPIVVPVDHQRFYSERIVHLPDSYQPNDRKRAIGPVPARSDCGLPDDGVVFCVFNASYKIGSELFGRWCRILQRVPGSVLWLLEGPAEVAVNLRRAATDRGVAPERLVFAPRLPGPAHLARHRLADLFLDSSPVGAHTTASDALWAGLPVLTVLGRSFAGRVAASLLHAVGLPELAVSDWDAYEATARRLAGQPAELAALKLRLEQARATAPLFDTGRLTRSIEAAYATMWDIHAAGEPPRGFAVTPQG; the protein is encoded by the coding sequence GTGACCTCCTCCGTATCCGTGTCCGGCCAGCGCGCCGTCGCCGATCTGCGCCGCCGTCTGGCCGCCAAGCCGGGCGACGGCGCGCTGCTGTCGGCCCTGTTCTCGGCCCTCGACACGCTGGGTCAGGCCGGCACGCCGGATGAGGCGGTCGCCCGCTCCAACCTCGGCGAGGCGTTGCGGCGCCAGGGCCGCCTTGCGGAAGCGGAATTGCATCACCGCAAGGCGCTGGCTTGGCTGCCCGATTTTGGCGGTAACCATTATAATTGGGGCGTGACCATGCAGGCGCTCGGCCGTCCGGTGGAGGCGTCAGCGGCTTATGGCGAGGCCGCCCGGCTGATGCCACAATTCGCCCCCGCCCACTGCAACCAGGGCGTCCTGCTGCGCGAGCTTGGCCGGCTGGACGAGGCCGAACCTGCCTTGCACCGGGCGCTTGCGCTCGACCCCACCCTGGTGCCGGCCCGGCTGGCCCTGGCCGCCCTCCACCGCGATCGCGGTGACCTGGACAGCGCCGTTGCCGGCTTTCGTGCCTGCCTGACCCTGCGGCCCGATCTGGCGGAGGGACAGGCGAACCTCGCCCTGACGCTGAAGGAACGCGGGCAGCGCGGCGGCCCGGCGGAAGACGGCGCGGCGAGCATCGTCGGCTTCGAACGCGCGATGCGCATTGGCCTGCCCGACGCCGGCGGGGTGTTGGCCCAACTGGTGCAACAGTGCCGCCACCTTTGCCGCTGGGACGGGCTGACCGCTCTGTCGGGCAGGCTGGTCGAGTTGGTGCGGGAGGGGCGGACGCAACAGGCCCATCCCTGGATCTTTCTCGGCGAAGGGGCGGGACCGGCACTGGAGCGCGCCTGCGCCGAACGCTATGCCGCCTGGAAGACGCGCGGCATCCGGCCCGCATTTCCGACCCGCAGCATCCGCGGATCGAAGCTGCGCATCGGCTATCTCTCCGCCGACTTCCACGAACATGCGACCGCGGTTCTGATCGCCGAACTGATCGAATGGCACGACCGCGACCGCTTCGAGATCGTCGGCTGCTCCTATGGTCCCGACGACGACGGTCCGTTGCGCCGCCGGCTGGTCGCCGGGTTCGACCGCTTCATCGACCTGTCCGCCCTTACCGACGAGCAGGCGGCCGGCCTGATCCACGAGGCCGGCATCGATATCCTGGTCGACCTCAAGGGCCACACCCAGAACGCCCGCCCCGGCATTGCCGCCCACCGGCCGGCACCGCTGCAGGCGCAGTGGCTGGGCTATCCGGGCACGCTGGGCAGCCCGGCCATCGACTATGTCATCGCTGATCCAATCGTGGTCCCGGTCGATCACCAGCGCTTCTACAGCGAGCGAATCGTCCATCTGCCCGACAGCTACCAGCCGAACGACCGCAAGCGCGCCATCGGCCCGGTGCCGGCTCGCTCCGACTGCGGGCTTCCTGACGACGGCGTGGTCTTCTGCGTCTTCAACGCCTCCTACAAGATCGGCTCCGAGCTGTTCGGCCGCTGGTGCCGGATACTGCAGCGCGTTCCGGGATCGGTGCTGTGGCTGCTGGAAGGACCGGCGGAGGTCGCGGTCAACTTGCGGCGCGCGGCAACGGACCGGGGAGTGGCGCCGGAGCGGCTGGTCTTCGCCCCGCGCCTGCCGGGTCCCGCACATCTGGCGCGCCACCGGCTGGCCGACCTGTTCCTCGATTCGAGCCCGGTCGGCGCCCACACCACGGCGAGCGACGCTTTGTGGGCCGGCCTGCCGGTGCTGACGGTCCTTGGTCGCTCCTTCGCCGGGCGGGTGGCCGCCAGCCTGCTGCACGCGGTCGGACTGCCGGAACTGGCGGTGTCGGACTGGGACGCGTATGAGGCGACGGCGCGGCGTCTGGCCGGGCAGCCCGCCGAACTGGCGGCATTGAAGCTGCGGCTGGAGCAGGCGCGGGCGACCGCCCCGCTGTTCGACACCGGCCGCCTCACCCGGTCGATCGAAGCGGCCTATGCCACGATGTGGGACATCCACGCGGCAGGCGAGCCGCCGCGCGGGTTCGCCGTTACGCCTCAGGGATAG
- a CDS encoding YdbH domain-containing protein, producing MRLGRAIAGTVAVTVTLAVVGLGGAILAGPALIGGTATQILRDAGFTEAAVTVTSLRIADGWRGLRLEFAVDSGPLEAAAKALDLPMSGRVTLSGALVIGKDGGAVTVAPAGCLPAKAERLTVAGQPLGLPQGATLCPVGETPLLRWSPDAMTVVAELQAPRLEAPASDLRADKVVLRLAQDGDDRRADVVVAQLTNTTKPAPVVPLAVTMQAVQAGQGPWAIDGTAKGANGLLTVTLDGTYDQTAGAGKLEAVAKPFRLAADGPGLAAVSPLAATFLEKASGTLSGKATVALTAKGMTTSGQAVVKGLAGAAGPVTVAGVSGTIALSSLSPPVIPDGQKLSIGLLDVGIPLTDGTLLFGYGRDGRLDVDRAEWNWAGGLLRADPFELSPEKPKGRVTLHADRIDAAKLLNLIAVDGLAASGKLAGSLPVVFAGDKVTIDGGVLESSGPGTLRYDPAKPPPALKGEEGSPTAMLMGALTDFHYDTLRITIDGQAGGELSAGFSLRGSNPSFYDGYPVALNLKLSGALDRILRQNLDVYRIPDTLRDRMTGFDQKDP from the coding sequence TTGAGGCTGGGACGGGCGATAGCCGGCACGGTGGCGGTCACGGTGACCTTGGCCGTGGTCGGGCTGGGCGGTGCGATCCTGGCCGGTCCGGCGCTGATCGGCGGGACGGCGACGCAGATCTTGCGCGATGCCGGCTTCACCGAAGCCGCGGTGACCGTCACCAGCCTGCGCATCGCCGATGGCTGGCGCGGCCTGCGGCTGGAGTTTGCCGTCGACAGTGGCCCGCTGGAGGCCGCGGCCAAAGCGCTCGACCTGCCGATGTCGGGGCGCGTGACGCTGTCCGGCGCGCTGGTGATCGGGAAGGACGGCGGTGCGGTGACCGTCGCCCCCGCCGGCTGCCTGCCTGCCAAGGCGGAACGGCTCACGGTCGCCGGGCAGCCGCTCGGCCTGCCGCAGGGGGCGACGCTGTGTCCGGTGGGGGAAACCCCGCTCCTGCGCTGGTCGCCCGATGCCATGACGGTCGTGGCGGAGCTGCAGGCGCCGCGCCTGGAGGCTCCCGCCAGTGACCTGCGCGCCGACAAGGTCGTGCTGCGCCTGGCGCAGGATGGCGACGATCGGCGGGCGGACGTCGTGGTCGCGCAATTGACCAACACGACCAAGCCCGCGCCTGTCGTCCCGCTGGCCGTCACAATGCAGGCGGTGCAGGCAGGGCAGGGGCCATGGGCGATCGACGGCACCGCCAAGGGCGCAAACGGCCTCCTCACCGTCACGCTCGACGGCACCTATGACCAGACCGCCGGCGCCGGGAAGCTGGAGGCGGTGGCGAAGCCGTTCCGCCTTGCCGCCGATGGCCCCGGTCTCGCCGCCGTTTCGCCGCTCGCCGCAACCTTCCTCGAAAAGGCGTCGGGCACCCTGTCGGGCAAGGCGACGGTCGCCTTGACCGCGAAGGGCATGACCACGTCCGGACAGGCGGTGGTGAAGGGGCTTGCCGGTGCCGCCGGGCCGGTGACCGTCGCCGGGGTCAGCGGCACCATCGCCTTGTCCAGCCTGTCGCCGCCGGTGATCCCGGACGGGCAGAAGCTGTCCATCGGCCTGCTGGACGTCGGCATTCCGCTGACGGATGGCACGCTGCTGTTCGGCTATGGCCGCGACGGGCGGCTGGATGTGGACCGGGCGGAATGGAACTGGGCCGGCGGCCTTCTGCGCGCCGACCCGTTCGAGCTGTCGCCCGAAAAGCCCAAGGGGCGGGTGACCCTGCATGCCGACCGGATCGACGCCGCCAAGCTGCTGAACCTGATCGCCGTCGACGGGCTGGCGGCCAGTGGCAAGCTGGCCGGCTCCCTGCCGGTGGTGTTCGCCGGCGATAAGGTGACAATCGACGGCGGCGTTCTCGAATCGTCCGGTCCCGGCACCCTGCGCTACGACCCGGCCAAGCCGCCGCCCGCCCTGAAGGGGGAGGAGGGCAGCCCGACCGCCATGCTGATGGGGGCGCTGACCGATTTCCATTACGACACGCTGCGGATCACCATCGACGGGCAGGCCGGCGGCGAACTCAGCGCCGGCTTCTCGCTGCGCGGATCGAACCCGTCATTCTACGATGGCTATCCGGTCGCGCTTAACCTTAAGCTGTCCGGCGCGCTCGACCGGATTCTGCGCCAGAACCTCGACGTCTACCGGATCCCCGACACGCTGCGGGACCGGATGACCGGCTTCGACCAGAAGGACCCCTGA